From the genome of Miscanthus floridulus cultivar M001 chromosome 10, ASM1932011v1, whole genome shotgun sequence, one region includes:
- the LOC136487750 gene encoding putative F-box/FBD/LRR-repeat protein At2g05300, which yields MPPRRMGAAAPRGEDRIGALPDDLLLHVLSFLPAHDAVRTCVLSRRWRPVWKSLRVLRLTKPQSWGSATKFNRFANSVLFFRSRAPLEELTFETYMYDAINPLLDKDQKNERVKYAQRWIMYALTHNVQVLRVLVNSRLSRPQLRPVPLLRLSEPLISQHLMTLELKSVVLTNSSMDFWSCPALKNLKIRDSKIWVHKISSQSLSRLSVKNCEFSGDICTQILAPNLSSLLLDVRSGRLPYFPSAVLLVKAYIRLDQYCRDRCWHSNFEHCAHDTCVDCYGNNDRSAKCVLLRGLSNAKNLELAVHSVYIQNRAAAIFKRDMKLCPIFSNLKTLVLNGWSVACELDALICFLQHALILEKITLQLNGLNYNVEMRESCSSIEKIALPEHLKLVEVRCQKIAENVHKFVDILNAYGITSDIINIVEMDG from the exons ATGCCTCCGAGGCGCATGGGAGCTGCTGCACCGAGGGGCGAGGACCGCATCGGCGCCCTCCCGGACGACCTCCTCCTCCACGTGCTCTCCTTCCTGCCGGCCCATGATGCCGTGCGCACGTGCGTGCTCTCCCGCCGCTGGCGCCCGGTCTGGAAGTCCTTGCGCGTCCTGCGCTTGACCAAGCCCCAGAGCTGGGGAAGCGCGACCAAGTTCAATAGGTTTGCCAACAGCGTGCTGTTCTTCCGCAGCCGGGCACCTCTGGAAGAGCTCACGTTTGAGACCTACATGTACGATGCTATAAACCCTCTCTTAGATAAAGACCAAAAGAATGAACGGGTTAAATACGCCCAGAGGTGGATCATGTACGCCTTAACGCACAATGTGCAGGTGCTCAGAGTCCTTGTGAACTCAAGGCTCAGCAGACCTCAGCTGCGGCCCGTACCCCTGCTGCGACTCAGTGAGCCCCTCATCTCCCAGCACTTGATGACCTTGGAGCTTAAATCTGTAGTGTTGACTAATAGCTCTATGGATTTCTGGAGCTGCCCTGCCTTAAAGAATCTTAAAATAAGGGATTCCAAAATTTGGGTCCACAAGATATCTTCCCAATCACTAAGTCGTCTAAGTGTCAAGAATTGTGAGTTTTCTGGTGATATATGCACTCAGATTTTGGCCCCAAATCTATCATCACTTCTACTGGACGTGCGTTCTGGCAGGCTTCCTTACTTTCCAAGTGCAGTGCTGCTAGTGAAAGCATATATCAGACTTGATCAGTACTGTAGGGATCGCTGTTGGCACAGCAACTTTGAACATTGTGCTCATGATACATGTGTTGATTGCTATGGTAATAATGACAGGAGTGCCAAGTGTGTGCTTCTTAGAGGCTTGTCCAATGCTAAAAATTTGGAGCTGGCAGTTCATTCAGTCTACATTCAGAATCGTGCAGCG GCCATTTTCAAGCGAGATATGAAATTGTGCCCCATATTTAGCAACTTAAAGACTTTGGTGCTCAATGGGTGGTCTGTGGCCTGTGAACTCGATGCACTAATTTGTTTCCTCCAGCATGCGCTGATCCTAGAGAAGATCACTCTTCAACTTAAT GGGCTTAACTATAATGTggaaatgagagaaagttgtagTTCAATTGAAAAAATTGCTCTGCCTGAGCACCTTAAATTAGTCGAAGTCAGATGCCAAAAGATTGCTGAAAATGTTCACAAATTTGTGGATATCTTGAATGCCTATGGCATAACTTCTGATATAATCAATATCGTGGAGATGGATGGCTGA